CTGCACCTGGCTCCAGGCTTCTGTCCCTTATCTTCCCTTACACCTCACTGCAACAAGCCAGATCTTCACAGCAAGAGAAGCAGCTACATTTGCCAGCAGGAAACACCAAGAGATTCAATCCCAAAGCAGGTAGTTACCCACTGGATTCTGAATGTATGGATGCTGATGCTGAGGGTGGGGGAGGCACAGAGCCAGCCATACATGCTGGCCAGTCTCTGCTTGTTCACACACACCACAGCAGGACTCTGTGGAAAACGGGGCACTTACAGATGTAATGGTTCCGCACTCTTGCCAGGCGCACAAGGTTTTTCAGACCCTCGTGACGGAAAACTTCTCTGCTGAATGTGTCCAACCGTGCATTGGCTACTCTCGCCACCTTTTTTCCTAGAGGGAAAAAGATGAAATGAGATGGGCGAATTGCAGCAGGTGGGTGCCTTATGGTCACAGCGGGTGCTTACCCCCCAAACAGGCACTTGCCCATCACCAAAGGCAGGGAAACCACCAATAAAAAGAATTAGCATATACCCAACATGAAACTCCGATCTGGCAGAACTAACCCAAACACAAAGCCTGCATGCACTCCTGGAAGGACACAAGAAGTCTCCTCCACActcagctgctggaaagagCAAGCTCACTACCCAGTGTTACAAATGAACAGCACTGGAAGCAGcagtcagcagctgcagagctctgtggaCAGGTATCCAATGCCTTAGCATTTCAGGGATGTCCCAGTTCATCACCCAACACATCTGCACGGGGCAGCCACTCATCCATAAAACTGGGCTCAGAAAAGCATGAACCATTGATCAGCAATGCAACATAACAATGCAGTTTTGTCTCTACAAAGTTTGGCTCTAAGCTCAAATCAGTCTCTACTAAAGCTTGCAAGgaacaaggcaggaaaaaagtaCCATTGATATTCTGGATCTCAATGACTCCAGGGGAAAAGCACTTCTGCAACGTCTCAGCTGCCTCATCCTCAACAGGCTGCAGAAGAGTAATGTCAGGAAGCAGTCGATAGCTGGCTGTGGCCACAGGAGAAAACTTGGCATGATCCTTACCTGTATGAAGAGTCAAGGATGAGAGTAGGCCTCAGGGAACAAGGATGCTGGGGCCTAAAGCTCCAGGGGAAAAGCCAGTTCTCTACCCTTCCCCATCATACAGCAGTGCCCTAGTCCAAGCACTCACATTCCTTGTCCCGCTGTCCCAGGAGCCACAACTCACCTATGCCCTTGACACAGTGCATAAGCACATCTATTTCCTGTCCGGGTCGCAACAGTGCAATGAGGATGTCATCGTGAACAGGTCGGAAGTCAGCATCTGGAAAAAGGTCTGTCTGATTCCCCAAGGGCACCCATGTCATGTGTTTACTGTACACTGCAAAGAGAAGCCACAAGcatcaggcagctgctgcctcaaaGCAGGTCACTCACCTGTATAAGACTGaagacagcaaaaagaaagtTTAGCAGAATGGAATCAACTCTCTTCCTGTGAGCACACAGGGCTGAGAGAACAGCCCAAATCCTGTCTTCCAagactgaaaaaaggaaaaaaacagcacctatttttagaagaaatctCACCTTTGTGATTGAAATACAGTTCATCAGGATCAGATGATTCCTTGGCAGCCTGAGGGTTCCGTTTGCATTTGATTTTCAGCTGAAACTGCAGAGTATCAATTTCTGTGCCTTCTTGATCTCCTGGGAAGAAGCACATGAAATTACACTTCTGCTCAGTTTACATGACCGTGATTTCCTACTTTGAGGAATAGTTCTATTCTATCCAAGAGTCTCACCTTGGTTTCTGTACTCAAAGAGACGAGGGTCAGCTCGGATAGGGATGAGGCCCAACCGATGAGCCAGAATTTCATCCTGCACAATGGATGTGTTGTTGTACACAAAGACCTTCTCTACGGCCATCGTTGGCACCTCAGGGAGACAAGAGATCAAGTCAGCCTAAAACAATAGTTGAACTACATGCCAAGAGATTATCCAGCTCAAGTGTCCCTCCTCTCCTACAAATAACTGCCATGCAGACTATTTTCAGTGGTATTTCTGCCAAATCAGGATAAGCAATATACCCTTACACTCCATCTACTCCCATgcccatttttttaaacaatcgCAAGAAGTGAAGGGCAGGAGAAAGGGCTTTGAGGCATCCTCAACCTTTTAGTACTTGGCAGCATTATGTGGCTTCTGTTGGGTTGGCAACACAACTGTGTCAAAAAGGCTGACCCACAGATGCTACCAACCGCATCCCTAAGAGCAGCAGGCGGTATCGCCCATGCTGCTAAAGCCCTCATTCTCTCTGGGCTCCTGGCACACGTGCGGAACGTGTGCTTCTCTTCCAAACCCTGCAGCTGTCCGCAAGGGCTGACACAAGGCTGAACGTTCCCCGCTCCCTGTTAAGAAAGGCTTAGGCCGGCACccccaggtgagcacccccgGAGCGGCGGTACCTCGGCGAGCAGGATGCGGCGGAAGGCATTGGCGATAGCGGCGTCGATGCCCACCATGTCGAACTCCAGGGTGTCCTCTTCCTCACGGATCACGTCCACGCGGAACGCCTGCGGGAGCCGCGCACCGCGGGTCACGCCGGCCGCGGGGCCCGATCCCCGCACACCCACAGCCCCGGCCGCCGGCGCCGCTCACC
The window above is part of the Corvus moneduloides isolate bCorMon1 chromosome 3, bCorMon1.pri, whole genome shotgun sequence genome. Proteins encoded here:
- the POLR1C gene encoding DNA-directed RNA polymerases I and III subunit RPAC1 isoform X2; protein product: MAARRGADEMRDRVVLGEFGVRNVHTTDFPGNYPGYEDAWDQRRFEEAFRVDVIREEEDTLEFDMVGIDAAIANAFRRILLAEVPTMAVEKVFVYNNTSIVQDEILAHRLGLIPIRADPRLFEYRNQGDQEGTEIDTLQFQLKIKCKRNPQAAKESSDPDELYFNHKDADFRPVHDDILIALLRPGQEIDVLMHCVKGIGKDHAKFSPVATASYRLLPDITLLQPVEDEAAETLQKCFSPGVIEIQNINGKKVARVANARLDTFSREVFRHEGLKNLVRLARVRNHYIFSVESTGILPPDVLVSEAIKILMGKCQRFLNELDSVPME
- the POLR1C gene encoding DNA-directed RNA polymerases I and III subunit RPAC1 isoform X1, whose product is MAARRGADEMRDRVVLGEFGVRNVHTTDFPGNYPGYEDAWDQRRFEEAFRVDVIREEEDTLEFDMVGIDAAIANAFRRILLAEVPTMAVEKVFVYNNTSIVQDEILAHRLGLIPIRADPRLFEYRNQGDQEGTEIDTLQFQLKIKCKRNPQAAKESSDPDELYFNHKVYSKHMTWVPLGNQTDLFPDADFRPVHDDILIALLRPGQEIDVLMHCVKGIGKDHAKFSPVATASYRLLPDITLLQPVEDEAAETLQKCFSPGVIEIQNINGKKVARVANARLDTFSREVFRHEGLKNLVRLARVRNHYIFSVESTGILPPDVLVSEAIKILMGKCQRFLNELDSVPME